From the genome of Clostridium sp. BNL1100, one region includes:
- the rpsD gene encoding 30S ribosomal protein S4, with protein sequence MARYTDASCRLCRREGEKLFLKGERCYTDKCSVARRPYAPGQHGQAKKKMSEYGIQLREKAKVRRFYGVLEGQFSEYFEMASRRKGITGENLLQILETRLDNVVYRLGLGTSRPESRQLVTHGHFTINGKRVNIPSYLIKVGDVIAVADKSKSSPKVKSIREIAGGKVVPKWLEFNEENLVGKVVALPAREDIDLPIKEHLIVELYSK encoded by the coding sequence ATGGCAAGATATACTGATGCATCTTGCAGACTCTGCAGAAGAGAAGGCGAAAAGCTTTTTCTAAAGGGCGAGAGATGCTATACTGATAAATGTTCTGTAGCAAGAAGACCTTATGCACCTGGACAACATGGACAGGCAAAGAAGAAGATGTCCGAATACGGCATACAGCTTCGTGAAAAGGCTAAGGTTAGAAGATTTTATGGCGTTTTGGAAGGCCAATTCAGTGAATACTTTGAAATGGCATCAAGACGTAAGGGTATAACAGGTGAAAACCTGCTTCAAATCCTTGAAACAAGACTTGACAACGTAGTATACAGACTTGGACTTGGTACTTCAAGACCTGAATCAAGACAGTTAGTTACACATGGTCATTTCACAATAAATGGTAAGCGTGTTAACATACCTTCATACCTTATAAAGGTTGGAGATGTTATAGCAGTAGCTGACAAGAGCAAGAGTTCACCAAAAGTTAAATCAATTAGAGAAATTGCCGGTGGAAAAGTAGTTCCAAAGTGGTTGGAATTTAATGAAGAAAACCTGGTAGGAAAAGTTGTTGCTCTTCCTGCAAGAGAAGACATTGATTTACCAATCAAGGAACACTTAATCGTAGAGTTGTACTCCAAGTAA
- a CDS encoding DNA-directed RNA polymerase subunit alpha encodes MIEIEKPRIECVSNSDDNTYGKFIVEPLERGYGITLGNSLRRILLSSLPGAAVNSIKIDGVLHEFSTVPGVVEDVTEIILNIKSLSLLIHGEGSKVIYIDANGEGPITAGDIITDQDVEILNPDLHIATLNGDHRFYMEMVISKGRGYVSADKNKQAGQPIGVIPVDSIYTPVKKVNYTVENTRVGQITDYDKLTLEVWTDGSINPDEAISLGAKILSEHLNLFVDLSDQAKHTEIMVEKEETKKEKVLEMTIEELDLSVRSYNCLKRAGINTVEDLTNRTEEDMMKVRNLGRKSLEEVLQKLQALGLFLAPSEE; translated from the coding sequence GTGATAGAAATAGAAAAGCCTAGAATTGAATGTGTATCAAATAGCGATGATAACACTTATGGCAAGTTTATAGTTGAGCCTTTGGAAAGAGGCTATGGTATTACCCTCGGTAATTCTTTAAGAAGAATATTACTTTCTTCATTACCCGGTGCTGCTGTCAATTCAATAAAGATTGATGGAGTATTGCATGAATTCTCCACAGTTCCAGGGGTAGTAGAAGATGTAACTGAGATAATACTCAACATCAAATCTCTTTCATTATTAATTCATGGCGAAGGATCAAAGGTTATTTATATCGATGCAAATGGAGAAGGGCCAATAACAGCTGGTGACATTATCACTGATCAGGATGTAGAAATACTTAATCCTGACCTTCATATTGCAACATTGAATGGCGATCATAGATTCTACATGGAGATGGTAATCAGCAAAGGCAGAGGATATGTTTCTGCTGATAAGAATAAACAGGCTGGTCAACCTATAGGTGTGATTCCTGTTGATTCAATATATACACCCGTCAAGAAAGTAAATTACACTGTTGAAAATACACGTGTTGGTCAGATTACTGATTATGATAAGCTGACGCTGGAAGTATGGACTGACGGAAGTATTAATCCTGATGAAGCTATTAGTCTCGGAGCTAAAATACTTAGTGAGCATTTAAATCTGTTTGTAGATTTGTCTGATCAGGCTAAACATACTGAGATTATGGTTGAAAAGGAAGAAACCAAAAAAGAGAAAGTTCTTGAAATGACTATTGAAGAGCTTGATTTATCAGTTAGATCATATAACTGTTTAAAGAGAGCAGGAATCAATACTGTAGAGGATCTTACCAACAGAACCGAAGAGGATATGATGAAGGTAAGAAACCTTGGAAGAAAATCTCTTGAAGAGGTTCTCCAGAAACTTCAGGCACTTGGATTGTTCTTAGCACCAAGTGAAGAATAA
- the truA gene encoding tRNA pseudouridine(38-40) synthase TruA: protein MRKIKITIEYDGTDYHGWQVQKNAKTVQEVIQKAISKLLGEEVGVTGCSRTDVGVHAYGQVAHFLTESQIPGDKFSYAINNLLPDDIVIKHSEEVTGEFHARYSTKGKKYRYLIYNAPHPSAIMRNRSCHVRPKLNIAQMQKATEYFIGEHDFAAFQATGGQVRSTVREIYSMEVSEKEDNMIYIEVTGNGFLYNMVRIIAGTLIYVGMGKLHESEIPSLIAGLDRTKAGKTAPAQGLYLMEIYY, encoded by the coding sequence ATGAGGAAAATTAAGATTACTATTGAATATGACGGTACAGATTATCATGGTTGGCAGGTTCAGAAAAATGCTAAAACAGTACAGGAAGTAATTCAAAAAGCGATTTCTAAGCTATTGGGTGAAGAGGTTGGGGTTACAGGCTGCAGTCGGACGGATGTAGGAGTACATGCATACGGGCAAGTTGCACATTTTCTGACAGAGTCCCAAATACCAGGAGATAAGTTCTCTTATGCTATAAATAATTTGTTGCCTGATGATATAGTTATAAAGCACTCAGAAGAGGTTACGGGAGAATTTCACGCAAGATACTCTACAAAGGGTAAAAAGTACAGGTACCTGATATACAATGCTCCACACCCATCAGCTATTATGAGAAACAGATCTTGCCATGTAAGGCCTAAACTTAACATTGCGCAAATGCAAAAAGCAACCGAGTATTTTATAGGGGAACATGATTTTGCAGCATTTCAGGCCACAGGAGGACAGGTTAGAAGTACTGTAAGAGAGATTTATAGTATGGAAGTTTCTGAGAAAGAAGATAATATGATTTACATAGAGGTTACCGGAAACGGATTTCTGTATAATATGGTAAGAATAATAGCAGGAACTCTAATATACGTGGGGATGGGAAAGCTGCATGAGTCTGAAATCCCCTCTCTTATTGCAGGGCTTGACAGGACAAAGGCAGGTAAGACCGCACCTGCACAGGGGTTGTATTTAATGGAGATCTACTATTAG
- a CDS encoding methyltransferase translates to MSQHYFTENPESEIKEKTFTESLCGSSLTFTSVSGVFSFETKIDRASENLIKNFTPSGLSVLDIGCGYGAIGLFIKSIFPQQNITMIDVNNRALEYTKKNAANNNLSIEALNSNLFSSLEERTFDDIISNPPIAAGKELNTRLITESYEHLSKNGALWLVAFHNKGGSTLKKVMETTFGNVSDVDKSGGVRVYKSIKK, encoded by the coding sequence ATGAGTCAACACTATTTTACTGAAAACCCTGAATCTGAAATAAAAGAAAAAACCTTTACAGAGAGTCTATGCGGTTCTTCCCTTACTTTTACCTCCGTAAGCGGTGTTTTTTCCTTTGAAACTAAAATAGACCGAGCCTCAGAAAATCTAATTAAAAATTTTACTCCTAGTGGCTTGTCAGTACTTGATATCGGTTGCGGATACGGAGCTATAGGACTTTTTATTAAGAGCATATTTCCTCAGCAAAACATTACAATGATAGACGTTAATAATAGAGCGTTGGAATATACCAAAAAAAATGCCGCAAATAACAACCTTTCCATTGAAGCATTAAACAGTAATCTTTTTAGTTCTCTTGAAGAAAGAACCTTTGATGATATAATATCAAATCCTCCAATAGCCGCCGGTAAAGAATTGAACACCAGATTGATAACCGAATCCTACGAACACCTTTCAAAAAATGGTGCATTATGGCTTGTAGCATTTCATAATAAGGGTGGTTCCACATTAAAAAAGGTTATGGAAACAACTTTTGGTAATGTCTCTGATGTAGACAAAAGCGGCGGGGTAAGAGTATATAAATCAATTAAGAAATAA
- a CDS encoding energy-coupling factor transporter transmembrane component T produces the protein MIRDITIGQYVPGDSLLHKADPRTKIILTFIMMIFIFLISTYWGYLLLTLFTAITVISSNIPVKFVLKGLKPVLFIVIFAGIINIFTIKGTEIWSWGFLSITYEGINVAIKMAIRLFLLIITASLLTYTTTPIALTDAIEKLLGPLKRIKVPVHEIAMMMTIALRFIPTLLDETDKIIKAQSSRGADFDSGNMIERAKSFIPVLIPLFISAFRRADELATAMEARCYRGSEGRTRMKQLRFSGSDAVVTVITVAFMTWVLLMEYVLF, from the coding sequence TTGATAAGAGATATAACCATAGGGCAGTATGTGCCGGGAGATTCGCTTCTGCATAAGGCTGACCCTCGAACAAAAATAATTCTGACATTTATAATGATGATATTCATTTTTTTAATAAGTACCTACTGGGGATATTTGTTGCTGACATTGTTTACTGCTATTACGGTAATATCCTCAAACATACCTGTTAAATTTGTACTTAAAGGTCTGAAACCGGTATTATTTATTGTTATTTTTGCGGGGATTATAAACATATTCACGATAAAAGGAACTGAAATTTGGAGTTGGGGTTTCCTCAGCATAACATATGAGGGTATTAATGTAGCTATTAAGATGGCTATAAGGCTTTTCCTTCTTATAATTACTGCAAGTCTGTTAACCTATACAACCACGCCGATTGCCCTTACGGATGCAATTGAAAAGCTTCTGGGCCCCCTTAAACGTATAAAAGTGCCTGTTCACGAAATCGCAATGATGATGACTATAGCTTTAAGGTTTATTCCTACGCTGCTGGATGAGACAGATAAGATTATAAAAGCACAGTCATCCAGAGGAGCTGATTTTGATTCGGGAAATATGATTGAGCGTGCAAAAAGTTTTATACCTGTACTGATTCCGTTATTTATTAGTGCATTCAGAAGAGCTGATGAATTGGCTACGGCAATGGAGGCCAGATGCTATCGTGGCAGTGAGGGTAGAACAAGAATGAAGCAGCTTCGTTTTTCAGGAAGTGATGCGGTTGTAACAGTTATAACTGTAGCATTTATGACGTGGGTATTACTAATGGAATATGTGCTATTTTAG
- a CDS encoding recombinase family protein gives MFSLTENYVESNHDIFKVGIYARLSREDKNSESIENQIQFLKPIVLSKPNWELVDIYYDDGVSGTTFDRPGYNRLIHDVETNSVNLIIVKDLSRLGRNLLESLKFFEYCSMNNVRLIAVNDSTDSYCRNFQTDIMPVLRSFLNEIYSSDTSSKITSILKSKKEEGSFIGAFAPYGYLKDKQNKNLLVVNPETCEVVKRIYQMYIQGMSFSGIATILNQEHIMSPAKYKENTTLYRGGRTKNYLWNPETIKMILSSPTYAGSLSQGKLQKVSYKSKKFKNIPKEKWIVVEDTHEPLISKEDFEAVQCLMSKRNYHRNSIVHPHLLSGLIFCGDCGGSITFSRTGKYFYTMCSNYKRYRTCTRHTFSEEMLSSIIKQEVRTIAEQILNINALTAMAEKEMNSQINAKNRSTWSTIKKEIRDIEKRLTDIKKHISKSYQDKNNGVITVDEFKDISSLLSEEKQYLNTRLNILKKKIEPEAKNQNSSDSIKKFINDFVSFKYIERHTVARLIDKIEIFEDMTIKIHYNFEKPF, from the coding sequence TTGTTTTCATTAACTGAGAATTATGTCGAAAGTAATCATGACATTTTCAAAGTAGGAATATATGCCCGCTTATCACGAGAAGACAAAAATTCTGAAAGTATTGAAAATCAGATACAGTTTTTAAAGCCTATAGTCTTAAGTAAGCCCAACTGGGAATTGGTAGATATTTATTATGATGACGGTGTGTCCGGCACAACTTTTGACAGACCGGGCTATAACAGGCTGATTCATGATGTTGAAACAAATAGTGTAAATTTAATAATTGTAAAAGACTTGTCACGCTTAGGCAGAAACCTGTTGGAATCATTAAAGTTTTTTGAGTACTGTTCAATGAATAATGTTAGATTAATTGCTGTTAATGACAGTACCGATTCGTATTGCAGGAATTTTCAGACAGACATCATGCCGGTTTTAAGAAGCTTTTTAAATGAGATTTACTCATCCGATACCTCTTCCAAGATAACAAGTATTCTTAAATCTAAAAAAGAAGAAGGCAGTTTTATAGGGGCATTTGCTCCATATGGTTATCTCAAGGATAAACAGAATAAAAATTTACTTGTGGTAAATCCCGAAACCTGTGAGGTGGTCAAAAGAATATATCAAATGTATATTCAAGGTATGAGTTTTAGTGGAATTGCAACAATACTAAACCAAGAACACATTATGTCACCGGCAAAATATAAAGAAAACACCACATTATACAGAGGTGGAAGAACAAAAAACTATCTTTGGAATCCAGAAACAATAAAGATGATACTTTCAAGCCCCACTTATGCAGGTTCACTTTCTCAAGGCAAGCTTCAAAAAGTGAGCTATAAATCAAAGAAATTCAAAAACATACCAAAAGAAAAATGGATTGTCGTTGAAGATACTCACGAACCCCTCATATCAAAAGAAGATTTCGAAGCAGTTCAGTGTCTTATGAGTAAAAGAAACTATCACCGGAACAGTATAGTTCATCCCCACTTACTGTCAGGTCTGATATTTTGCGGAGATTGTGGTGGAAGTATAACCTTTTCAAGGACAGGCAAATATTTCTACACAATGTGTTCCAACTACAAAAGATACAGAACGTGTACAAGGCACACTTTTTCAGAGGAAATGCTCAGCAGTATTATAAAACAGGAAGTACGTACAATAGCCGAACAAATCCTGAACATTAATGCTTTAACAGCTATGGCAGAAAAAGAGATGAATTCCCAAATCAATGCTAAAAATCGCAGTACATGGTCTACCATCAAGAAAGAAATTCGGGATATTGAAAAAAGGCTGACAGACATCAAGAAGCATATTTCTAAATCGTATCAGGATAAAAATAACGGTGTTATTACGGTGGACGAATTCAAAGACATTAGCAGCCTGTTGTCCGAAGAAAAACAATATTTGAACACAAGGCTAAATATACTCAAAAAGAAAATTGAACCTGAAGCAAAAAATCAAAATTCAAGTGACTCCATTAAAAAATTTATTAATGACTTTGTAAGTTTTAAATACATTGAAAGACATACCGTTGCTAGATTAATTGATAAAATAGAAATCTTTGAAGACATGACTATAAAAATTCACTATAACTTTGAAAAACCTTTTTAG
- the rplM gene encoding 50S ribosomal protein L13 encodes MKTFMAKPQEVERKWYIIDAEGKPLGRLASEIASILRGKNKPIFTPHVDTGDHVIVLNAEKVLLTGKKLDQKLYRYHTLHPGGLKEIKYKHLMEKHPEKAIELAVKGMLPKNSLGRQMYRKLKVYRGSEHNHQAQKPEVLDLNI; translated from the coding sequence ATGAAAACTTTCATGGCAAAGCCACAAGAAGTTGAAAGAAAATGGTACATTATTGATGCAGAAGGTAAGCCGCTTGGAAGATTGGCAAGTGAAATTGCCAGCATTTTAAGAGGAAAAAATAAGCCAATTTTCACTCCACATGTTGATACTGGCGATCATGTAATAGTACTCAATGCTGAAAAGGTACTTTTAACAGGTAAGAAACTGGATCAGAAGCTTTACAGATACCATACTCTTCATCCAGGCGGATTAAAGGAAATCAAGTACAAGCACTTGATGGAAAAACACCCAGAGAAGGCTATTGAATTAGCTGTAAAGGGAATGCTTCCAAAGAACAGTCTTGGAAGACAGATGTACAGAAAACTCAAGGTGTACAGAGGATCTGAACACAACCATCAAGCACAAAAACCAGAAGTACTTGATTTGAACATTTAA
- a CDS encoding energy-coupling factor transporter ATPase — protein sequence MSNNMFEIENVSFSYKSYGEVNIDIPALEHVSTTIEKGDFVVILGRNGSGKSTFARLLNALLMPVEGRVIVLGKNTADENNLWDIRSTAGMVFQNPDNQIIATTVEEDVAFGPENLGIEPSEIRKRVDDSLQTVGIGDYKKSAPHMLSGGQKQRVAIAGILAMKPECIILDEATSMLDPIGRKEVINVLKKLNKEEGITIIHITHHMDEAAIANRLIIIDNGSIVLDGTPKEVFSNVDTVKNLGLDVPQVTELTYRLKEYGINVDKLPLTVEEAFEILKEI from the coding sequence ATGAGTAATAATATGTTCGAAATTGAAAACGTCAGTTTTTCATATAAATCATATGGAGAAGTAAATATTGATATTCCTGCATTGGAACATGTAAGTACTACAATAGAAAAGGGTGATTTTGTAGTAATTTTAGGAAGAAACGGATCGGGAAAGTCAACATTTGCAAGGCTTCTTAACGCTCTTTTGATGCCTGTTGAAGGCAGGGTTATTGTTTTAGGTAAAAATACCGCTGATGAAAACAATTTATGGGATATTAGAAGCACTGCAGGAATGGTGTTTCAAAATCCGGATAACCAAATAATAGCTACAACTGTTGAAGAGGATGTAGCATTCGGACCGGAAAATCTGGGTATAGAACCTTCGGAAATAAGAAAAAGGGTTGATGACTCACTACAGACAGTGGGGATTGGAGATTATAAGAAAAGTGCACCTCATATGCTGTCGGGAGGGCAGAAGCAGAGAGTTGCTATTGCGGGTATCCTTGCTATGAAGCCGGAATGTATTATTCTTGATGAAGCTACCTCAATGCTTGATCCTATAGGGCGAAAAGAAGTTATAAATGTTCTAAAAAAACTTAATAAAGAAGAGGGTATTACTATAATACACATAACCCACCATATGGACGAAGCAGCAATTGCAAACAGACTTATAATTATAGATAATGGAAGTATTGTTCTGGACGGGACTCCTAAAGAAGTGTTTAGTAATGTTGATACAGTAAAAAACCTGGGACTAGATGTTCCGCAGGTTACTGAACTAACTTATCGTCTTAAAGAGTATGGTATTAATGTTGATAAACTACCGTTGACAGTAGAAGAAGCTTTTGAAATTTTAAAGGAAATATAA
- the rpsI gene encoding 30S ribosomal protein S9, with protein MAKVYYYGTGRRKKSVARVRLVPGEGKILINDRSLDDYFGLETLKVIVKQPLTLTDTVAKFDVICKVIGGGFTGQAGAIRHGISRALLKADEELRPALKKAGFLTRDPRMKERKKYGLKKARRAPQFSKR; from the coding sequence ATGGCTAAGGTATATTACTACGGTACAGGACGTAGAAAAAAATCAGTTGCAAGAGTAAGACTTGTTCCTGGAGAAGGAAAAATTCTTATAAACGATAGATCATTGGATGATTACTTTGGATTGGAAACTTTGAAGGTTATAGTTAAACAACCATTAACCCTCACTGACACTGTCGCAAAGTTTGATGTTATATGCAAAGTTATCGGTGGAGGATTTACAGGTCAAGCCGGTGCTATCAGACACGGTATCTCAAGAGCTCTTTTAAAGGCTGACGAAGAATTAAGACCAGCATTGAAGAAAGCTGGATTCTTAACAAGAGACCCAAGAATGAAGGAAAGAAAGAAATACGGTCTCAAAAAAGCAAGAAGAGCACCACAGTTCAGCAAGAGATAA
- a CDS encoding energy-coupling factor transporter ATPase, which translates to MPIKVEDLYYTYMGGGPFEKNAIHDVNIEIDDGSFIGIIGHTGSGKSTLIQHLNGILKPTKGRVVINGIDTKQKNLKELRRQVGIVFQYPEHQLFEETVKKDISFGLLKQGLLQSDIDERVMAAIQSVGLDEAVLEKSPFELSGGQKRRVAIAGVVAMTPQILVLDEPTAGLDPKGRDEIFGYITKLHKDSNMTIILVSHSMEDIARLTERVIVMNEGTVFMDKPSKEIYSQPEELEKIGLSAPQVTYLMKKLKAVYPGINENIFTVEDAAKELAKYLNH; encoded by the coding sequence ATGCCAATAAAAGTTGAAGATTTATATTATACTTACATGGGAGGCGGACCTTTCGAAAAAAATGCCATCCATGACGTAAATATTGAAATAGATGATGGATCGTTTATAGGAATTATTGGTCACACAGGTTCCGGAAAATCTACATTAATACAGCATTTGAACGGTATTTTAAAGCCCACAAAAGGCCGTGTTGTAATTAACGGGATTGACACCAAGCAAAAGAACCTGAAAGAATTAAGACGCCAAGTGGGAATTGTATTTCAGTACCCGGAACATCAGCTTTTTGAAGAGACCGTAAAAAAGGATATATCCTTTGGATTATTGAAACAAGGGCTTTTGCAGAGCGATATTGATGAAAGAGTAATGGCGGCGATACAATCGGTGGGACTTGATGAGGCTGTTCTTGAGAAATCGCCTTTTGAACTTTCCGGAGGCCAGAAAAGAAGGGTCGCAATTGCAGGGGTTGTAGCAATGACTCCTCAGATTCTGGTATTGGATGAGCCTACGGCAGGGCTCGACCCCAAGGGAAGAGATGAAATATTCGGCTATATAACTAAATTGCATAAAGATTCGAACATGACCATTATTCTTGTTTCACACAGTATGGAGGATATTGCAAGACTAACGGAGAGGGTAATTGTCATGAATGAAGGTACCGTATTCATGGACAAACCTTCAAAAGAGATATACTCACAGCCTGAAGAATTAGAGAAAATAGGCCTTTCAGCTCCTCAGGTAACATACCTGATGAAAAAGCTTAAAGCCGTTTATCCCGGAATAAATGAGAATATATTTACAGTAGAAGATGCAGCTAAAGAGTTGGCAAAGTATTTGAACCATTAG
- a CDS encoding L17 family ribosomal protein, translating into MPGQRKLGRATDQRKAILKNLTTALFVSGRIETTEARAKEVKSIAEKLITLAIKEADNFTSKQIKVSAAKVDSKGKKLTDTKTSKNGKKYFVVDREQKTDMVSVDSASRLHARRLIMNWVYRPTTADGENINITDKLFDEIAPKYKDKKGGYTRIYKLGPRRGDAAEMVILELV; encoded by the coding sequence ATGCCAGGTCAAAGAAAGTTGGGGCGTGCAACAGACCAGAGAAAGGCAATTTTAAAGAATCTTACAACAGCTTTATTTGTAAGTGGTAGAATTGAAACTACCGAGGCAAGAGCCAAGGAAGTTAAAAGTATAGCAGAAAAACTTATCACTTTAGCAATCAAGGAAGCAGATAACTTTACTTCAAAGCAGATTAAGGTTAGTGCTGCAAAAGTTGATAGCAAAGGAAAGAAGCTTACCGATACTAAAACATCAAAGAATGGTAAGAAGTATTTTGTAGTAGACAGAGAGCAAAAGACAGATATGGTATCTGTTGATAGTGCTTCAAGACTACATGCTAGAAGACTTATAATGAACTGGGTATATAGACCAACAACTGCTGATGGAGAGAATATCAACATCACAGATAAGCTTTTTGATGAAATAGCTCCTAAATACAAGGACAAAAAAGGCGGTTACACCAGAATCTATAAGCTCGGACCTAGAAGAGGCGATGCTGCAGAGATGGTAATACTTGAATTGGTTTAA